CGAATAATTTATGAAATGCGAGACTTGCGACCCTGACGGGTGATGCCTAGATATGCCGCAGCGATCGCAGTCGTCAAAATAGCGGATACAACGGCTTCAGGAAGCCCTTGAACAAGTGCAACGGTCACAAGTGACCCGAGTTTAACTGGAAAGAAAATGTACACGGCTCCAAGCACCAAAACCGTGTTGACAACCGATCCGATGAACCCCGTAACAATGAGGGCAAATGTCCCTCTTGCTCGTCCTGCTCCACGGATGAGCGAAGCGTATACGAAATAGCTAATCACACCGATCAAAATGCGTGGCACGACAGATACGAGTGGATTCGTAAACCACGGAACGCCTGACGAGTGAAGCATCGATACGACACCGAATACTGCTCCGACAATTCCTCCCGCAAACGGCCCCGCAAGAACGGCCGCCAAAATCGCAGGAACTTGCAAAATGGTTGCGGACCCTGCTGGCGTCGGTACTGGGATGAGGCCTAATGGTGTCAGACTCAGCACAATGCTGATGGCTGCGAGAACGGCCGTAATCACCAGCCAACGTGTCCGCTGGCGAGACTGTGATTGGGTTGCACTAGCAGTCAGTGAACCCGTTTTCATCGATTGAGTATGTTTTGGAGAATCCATCCAAAAACTGTCCCCCTTCTGGTGGAACGTTATGGTTGGCGCAAATCGACTATACCGGACATACGTTTTGCTGTCTAGATGTACAACTCCCGTGCTTGCGGAAGGTGTTATACTGATCCTCGGATATTTCGTAAGTCGAAAATTTTCGGACTAGCACGATATAAGGAGGCGCGACCTTTGCGTCAATCACGCGTCATGTCAGCGTTGTTGATTATTGTTTTGGTTGTCTTATGGGGGATTTCGTTCGCCATTTATAAGGTAGCCTTAAATTACGCTCCACCGCTCATTTTCGCGGGAATTCGAACACTTTTGGGCGGGATTGTCGTTCTTATGATCGCTTTACTCAGCCGGAAACAACCGAACTTTATTAAACACTTCTGGGTTTATGCCATTTCTGCCGTGTTCAATGTCATTCTGTTCTTCGGACTTCAAACTGTCGGTCTCAATTATCTACCCGCTGGGTTGTTTTCCGTCCTTATATATTTGGAACCCGTCCTCGTCGGCGTTTTCGCATGGCTGTGGTTAGGTGAACAAATGACTTGGCGAAAAGTGGTCGGTTTAATTTTCGGCTTCATGGGCGTCGCGGCCATCAGTGCCCGCAGTCTCACTAGCCATGTATCCGGAGTAGGCATTCTCATTGGGATTCTCACTGCCGTCTTTTGGGCGATTGGGACGGTATACACGAAACGAGCACAAGAGCGCGTGGATATGATGTGGCTTCTCGCGATTCAATTCCTCATCGGTGGGATCTTGATCACGATTGCTGGCAGCGCAACCGAGTCGTGGGGCGCCGTTACGTGGTCCGCACCATTCATTCTGGGCACGTTGTTCGGGGGCTTTTTTGGGATCGCGCTGTCGTGGATGATTTGGTTCTACCTGGTCAAATCTGGCGATGCCAGCCGCGTTGCGGCCATCACGTTTCTGGTGCCGCTGATCGCCGTTGTCACAAGCGTTTTGTTCCTTCATGAAGCGGTCAGCGTGTGGTTGGTGTTTGGCCTTATTCTGATTATCTTGGGTATCTATTTGACTAATACACAGAAAAAACGAATCTCCGAAATTCCACCCGTTGCACACACGGGCGTTTCACGTTGACGTAGGGAGGACTGCGCGGGGCTTGTGGCTTGGGCCGGATGGCGGAGCGCGGCTCCGGCCGCCCGAGAACTGTCCGCGCCGCTCCCCCGCATCACACCAGCTTCCAACCCCACGTTGCCACCGCGGCTATTGCGATAACCACGATGGATAACAGCAGGGCGACGACATCTGTCCGCCTTCCACTGAATGACACATAGGACGATCTCGCCTCTCCAGGCCGGTAGCCACGCACTTCCATGGCCAACACCAAGGTTTCACCGCGCTGCAGCGCTCCGATGAAGAGTGGGACAAGTATGGGAAACACGCTCCGGGTCCGCTTGTCGATCCGCCACCACGGCGCCGTACCAAAGTCAGCTCCCCGGGCTGCTTGTGCTTTCATGATGCGCTCCGCTTCTTCGGCGAGCAGAGGCACAAAGCGGAGTGCTATCGTAAACATCATCACCATATCCCGAACCGGCACGCGAATCGCTTGCAAAGGAGACATGAGGCGCTCCAGCGCGTGCGTCAGGTTGGACAATGAAGTCGTCAGAGTGAGTAGACTGACGAGCCACACGATGGTAAAGAATCGGGCGGCTGAAATCACGGCCAGCAAGATGCCAGTCGTTGTGATTTTGAGCCAGCCTGCGTGGATAAGGACGGTGGCGTTCGGGCCGGATCGCGCGAAGATGACCTCAAAAAGTAAAACAATAATGACAATCGGCAAAACGGGTCGAATGCCCGACATACCATAGCCCATGGGCAACTTTGCCATGGCAAAAAGGCAAACCGTCAGTACGAGCAGGCCAAGCTGAACGATCACCGACGGCAACAAGCTGACGGCCAAAATCCAGAGAACAAAACAAAACAGCTTCACCCGTGGGTCCATCCGGTGGATGAAGGAGTCGCGAGGAATATAGCGGCCGATGGTGATATATTTGCTCACTTCAAAGTTGGCCATGGTTGCCCTCCCCCCTTTTCCGGTCGTTGAGCAACGTTCGCAGCCACGCTGCCGCCTCCTCCTGGCGAAGGGGCATGGGCGTGGGAAGTGGCCAGTTCAGCGCCCTGCAAACACCCTCCACAAACGCCGGGCCCTCCGGCAATGTGAAGCCGAGGTGGCGGACGGTGGCCGGATCGCTGAGCCATGCTCTGGGGGTCGTATCCGCGACGACTCTACCCTGATGAAAAACGACAACCCTGTCTGCCAATTCCACCACTTCTTCCAACTGATGCGTGATGAAGACGATGGTCATGCCTCGTTCCTTGCGCAGCCTGCGAAGAACGTCGAGGAGGTCGCGGCGAGCGAGGGGATCGAGGGCGGCTGTCGGCTCATCGAGTACCAATATCTCTGGCTGTGCGGCGAGCACGCTGGCGAACGCGACCTTGCGACGTTGACCGCCGCTCAGGGCATACGTCGGTCGATCGCGCCACGCAAAATCCAGCCCGACCCAATCCATTGCATCCTTGACCGCCTGCCGAGCTTCTTCAACGGTCGCACCGAACCGAAACGGTCCGAACGCGATTTCGTCGCCAATCAACGCTTCGAAAATCTGGGCGTCCGACTTTTGAAACAGCATGCCCACAGATTTTCGCAACCGCTTTGCAGTTTTTCTCTCCGCCCCATCCATGTTGAGGACTTGCACGGTGCCCTTGTCTGCCTGATAGAGTCCATTCAAATAGAGGCTGAACGTTGACTTCCCGGATCCAGTTGCACCGACAATGGAGACAATTTCACCACGGCGAACAGACAACGAAACGTCGATCAGCGCTTGCGTCTCCATCGGCGTGCCTTGTGAATAAACGTGGTTCAACCGGTCAACCCGAATGACTTCGTCATCTGCGCCCACGTC
This is a stretch of genomic DNA from Alicyclobacillus dauci. It encodes these proteins:
- a CDS encoding ECF transporter S component, which encodes MDSPKHTQSMKTGSLTASATQSQSRQRTRWLVITAVLAAISIVLSLTPLGLIPVPTPAGSATILQVPAILAAVLAGPFAGGIVGAVFGVVSMLHSSGVPWFTNPLVSVVPRILIGVISYFVYASLIRGAGRARGTFALIVTGFIGSVVNTVLVLGAVYIFFPVKLGSLVTVALVQGLPEAVVSAILTTAIAAAYLGITRQGRKSRIS
- a CDS encoding DMT family transporter, producing the protein MRQSRVMSALLIIVLVVLWGISFAIYKVALNYAPPLIFAGIRTLLGGIVVLMIALLSRKQPNFIKHFWVYAISAVFNVILFFGLQTVGLNYLPAGLFSVLIYLEPVLVGVFAWLWLGEQMTWRKVVGLIFGFMGVAAISARSLTSHVSGVGILIGILTAVFWAIGTVYTKRAQERVDMMWLLAIQFLIGGILITIAGSATESWGAVTWSAPFILGTLFGGFFGIALSWMIWFYLVKSGDASRVAAITFLVPLIAVVTSVLFLHEAVSVWLVFGLILIILGIYLTNTQKKRISEIPPVAHTGVSR
- a CDS encoding energy-coupling factor transporter transmembrane component T family protein; protein product: MANFEVSKYITIGRYIPRDSFIHRMDPRVKLFCFVLWILAVSLLPSVIVQLGLLVLTVCLFAMAKLPMGYGMSGIRPVLPIVIIVLLFEVIFARSGPNATVLIHAGWLKITTTGILLAVISAARFFTIVWLVSLLTLTTSLSNLTHALERLMSPLQAIRVPVRDMVMMFTIALRFVPLLAEEAERIMKAQAARGADFGTAPWWRIDKRTRSVFPILVPLFIGALQRGETLVLAMEVRGYRPGEARSSYVSFSGRRTDVVALLLSIVVIAIAAVATWGWKLV